In Actinomycetota bacterium, the sequence GCTCGCCGGCCGCCTGTCGTTCTTCGACCTGCACGACCCAGGCACCGCACGCGCCTACTACGGCATGTCGCTGGACTCGGCCCGCGAGGCAGGCGATCCGCACCTTGAGGCGGTCACGCTTGGTCACATGAGCTTCGTAGCGGCCGCCACGCGGAGCTTCCGTGCGGCGATCGACCTGCTCGAGGGCGCTAACGAGCACGCCTCCGGGAGCACGATCGTGCCGTCGTGGTTGGCGGCCGTGGAATCCGAGATCCGCTCGAAGGCTGGCGAGACGAGCGCTGCCCTGGCCGCGGTCGAGCGCGCCGAGGCGGCACTCGTCCCCGCCAAGGAGATCCCTACCTGGATGGACTACTACGACACAACCAGGCTCAACGGCTTCAAGGGCTTCGCCTACCTTGCGGCCGGCCAGGTCGACCAAGCGGAGACGGCCCTGCAGACTGCCATCGCGTGCCTGGATGCGGGTGCGGTGAAGCAGCGCTCGGTGCTGCTGACCGACCTCGCGACCGCATATGTCCACGAGGGCGAGGTCGACAAGGGTTGTGAGCTCGCCAGCGAGGCGGCCGTGACGCTCACCCGGGCCGGGTACGAGACGAGCGCCGAGCGGCTGCGCGAATTCCGCCAACTCGTGCGGCCGTGGCAGGATCGTGGATCAGTAAAGGATCTAGATGAGCGCCTTGGGCTTGTCTGACCACGTCCGGAAGGAAACATTCCTTGCAACAGCGGCAGGAACGCGCACCGACCTTGCGTGCGGTCGTCTTTGACATCGGTGAGACGCTCATCGACGAGTCGACAGAGTATGGGGCATGGGCAGACTGGCTCGGGGTGCCTCGGCATACCTTCTCGGCCATGTTCGGCGCGGTCATCGCCCTCGGCGACGACTACCGTGACACCTTCCAGCACTTCCGACCCGGGTTCGACCTGGCGGTCGAGCGGCTCCGCCGCGAGGACGCCGGCGTCCCCGAGCACTTCGACGATTCTGACTTTTACCCGGACGTACGACCCTGCCTGACGGCGCTCAAAGAGCTAGGCTTCCTGGTCGGCGTCGCCGGCAACCAGACCGCTCGCGCTGAGCAGCTGTTGCGGCAGCTCAACCTCCCTGTGGACTTCATCGGCACGTCGGCCGGGTGGGGCGTCGAGAAGCCGTCGCCGGCGTTCTTCGAGAAGGTCATCAGCGAGTGTGGCTTTCCACCAGGCGAGATCGCTTATGTCGGAGATCGTCTCGACAACGATGTACTCCCCGCACTCAGTGCCGGCATGATTGCGGTGTTCCTACGTCGCGGGCCGTGGGGGTACATCCACGCCATGCATCCCGACTCGGCGAAGGCGCATCTGCGGGTCAAGTCACTCGACGAGCTACCTCAGCATCTCCAAGCCCTCACCACGCCTCAGCGATGAGGCTGCCATGGTTCCAGCTTGCGCATCAGGTACTCCTGTTCCGGTCGGCTGGAACCAAATGCTGGGGTATCCACGCAAGGGACACTCCCAGCAGCTATTCCGAAAGCAACTGACGTGACGTGGCAGGTTGCGGGTGACGCTGGGCCGTCGTCATGCTGGGTGGGCGCGTTCTGACCTGTGAGGACGGAATGTCGGATTCGCTGGGAGAGTTCTTCCGCAGCTTCGATGCGGCGCTCGCCAAGTGGGAGCGCGAGCAGTCGGCACCCAGCCTGGTTGAGGTCGTCCGTGAGGCCAGGCACAAGCAGCCGAGCGGCTATGCGATCGTCCAAGCCACGGTGGACTGGGAGCTGGCTGGGTTCGACAAGCTTCCCCAGCAGCGACCGATCAGCGAGGAGGACCTACGCGCCCTCTTCCCAAGCTACCTAAAGGAACTTGAGCCCAGCCGGCCAGCCACCAACCAGGCGTTCCAGCAGGGACTGGGCTGGGCATTGACCCCGCTGGGGCGTCACGGGTCACCGGTTGAGCGCTGTGTTGACGCCCTGATCGACGACTGTCCTAAGCGGGGCTTTGACGGCGTCCACGCCTGCTACTGGCTGGTCGAGGAGGCCGAGCGGCGGGGTCGGCGGGTGCCCGAGGTGGCCTGGGAGCTGTTCTTGGGCCGGGTCCGCCCCTGCGAAGCCGTCGCCGTCGGCGTTGCCGCGGTCCGGCAGGGCAAGCTTGTGGCCGCCGAGCGGGCCTACCGCGTGGCGATGGACGCCGAAGATCCCCAGGCGGGGCCGGTTGCTGCCTGCAGGCTGGGACTGCTGCGGCTGTACCAAGGCGATGCGGTCGGCGCAGAAGCGGCGTTCCGGTTGGCGGTCGCCTCGGGCCACACCGAGGCCGGGCCGGAGGCGGCGACCTGGCTTGGAGGGGTGTTGGCCCGCCGCGGCGATCCGGAGGCGGGCCGGGCGGTCCTGCGGCAGGCCGTTGCCTCCGGGCATTATCTGTATGCGCCCGAGGCGGCCATGGCGATCGGGCTGCTGCTGGCCGACCAGGGTGGGCTCCAGGAGGCCATGGCCGCGCTGGAGCAGCAAGCTGGGGCCGGTGACGAGGACCTGTCGCCGAGGGCGGCGCTGCTGCTCGGCGGGCTGCTCGGGACCCAGGGTGAGGTGGCCGGCGCCCGCGGGTTGCTTGAGCAGGCGATCGCCTCCGGGCACTTTGATGTGGCCCCGCGAGCGAGCCTGACCCTGGGGTCACTGCTGGCCAGTCAGGAGGACCCCGAGCAGGTCGGGTTCTTTGAGCAAGCGGCCGCCTCCACCCGCCGGGAGGTCGCCGCCCAGGCGGCCTTGTGCCTGGCCTCCTACCATGCCGAGCACGGCGACCTTGCCCGGACCCAGGCCGCCTACCAGCAAGCGATCGATACTGAGGATCCGGACGGGGCGCCACGGGCAGCCTTGCTGCTTGGCCGCCTTCATGAGGGCAACGGTGATGTCGATCAGGCCTGGGCTGCCTACCAGCAGGCGATCGATGCCCACCATCCGAGCTTCTCCCTCAAGGCCGCCGCCGCCCTTGGGGAGCTGCTGGCCGGCCGCGGCGATGACCGCCACGCCCATGCCGTCTGGCAGCAGGCCCTGGAGCAGCCACAACTGGATCCTGCCGCAGCGTTC encodes:
- a CDS encoding HAD family hydrolase; the protein is MQQRQERAPTLRAVVFDIGETLIDESTEYGAWADWLGVPRHTFSAMFGAVIALGDDYRDTFQHFRPGFDLAVERLRREDAGVPEHFDDSDFYPDVRPCLTALKELGFLVGVAGNQTARAEQLLRQLNLPVDFIGTSAGWGVEKPSPAFFEKVISECGFPPGEIAYVGDRLDNDVLPALSAGMIAVFLRRGPWGYIHAMHPDSAKAHLRVKSLDELPQHLQALTTPQR
- a CDS encoding tetratricopeptide repeat protein, with product MSDSLGEFFRSFDAALAKWEREQSAPSLVEVVREARHKQPSGYAIVQATVDWELAGFDKLPQQRPISEEDLRALFPSYLKELEPSRPATNQAFQQGLGWALTPLGRHGSPVERCVDALIDDCPKRGFDGVHACYWLVEEAERRGRRVPEVAWELFLGRVRPCEAVAVGVAAVRQGKLVAAERAYRVAMDAEDPQAGPVAACRLGLLRLYQGDAVGAEAAFRLAVASGHTEAGPEAATWLGGVLARRGDPEAGRAVLRQAVASGHYLYAPEAAMAIGLLLADQGGLQEAMAALEQQAGAGDEDLSPRAALLLGGLLGTQGEVAGARGLLEQAIASGHFDVAPRASLTLGSLLASQEDPEQVGFFEQAAASTRREVAAQAALCLASYHAEHGDLARTQAAYQQAIDTEDPDGAPRAALLLGRLHEGNGDVDQAWAAYQQAIDAHHPSFSLKAAAALGELLAGRGDDRHAHAVWQQALEQPQLDPAAAFKLAAVCERWRDRERAAAIYQRVIQSGHRGAAPLAAVQLGLLYERRWRRGDAA